From the genome of Planctomycetia bacterium:
TTAATGTTGCCGTGAGGCTGAAACGCTCGTTGCAGCAGTTCACTTGCATCGGGCTTAACTTCGTCAACCAGTGCAAGAACGCGTTCCAGGTTGTATTTAGTCATAGCTGGCGAAGCAGGTACGCCGTTCAGTCCTCGTTTCAGGACAAAAGCACGTTTGCCTTCACTGACACCATGACATGCACCAGTACCGCATCCGCTCATCAGCGTGGGTTGTATACGCAATGCAAAATCTTGAGTAGCCTGCGGAGTCAGCATGGTTGGCCAGTCTTCGAGTTTGACTGGTTGCAAAGGCAATACTGTATTGCCGGGCAATGCAGGAATGTCTGGTGAACTGGAAGAAGGCTTATTCTGGTGTGCTATCCATTGCCGAGCTAATGTTTGTGCCTGCGAACTTCGCGGATCGGCTTTCAAGGCTGCGTTAATCTCCAGCTTGGCTTCCGCTAGTAGCTCATGATTCATGCAGAATTGTGCCAGGCGGCAATGCTCGTTGGGATCTTCAGGTACACTGCATTTCTTAAGGTAGGCATAGGCTTCTAACGGCCCTGAACAAACCTTGGCAACCATAGAAGCTGGATAACGCGATTCCCCGCTGCTGGATTTGCTGCGGATGATGTAGAAACTACCTTCCTGCACAACGCGGCCCGAGAGAACTGCTCCATTTTTGAGAAGCAGGAAATCAACCGGTGCAGGAGGATCAGCATGCAGTTGGCATACTATCCCCAGCAATACAAGAACTAGAGCCATCCATGGCTTCATACGGTATCCCATAACCCCGCACTATAACGAGGTTGCCAATCAGGTCAAGGCAGGAACTCATTCATATTCTTTCGCAATAAATAATTCTTGCGATTATCTCCTCCAGCAAATTCTCCGTAACGGCATGCCGCAACCATAGATAACTTGTCGTCAGTCGCGGATTTATTTCGATGGCTACATCCTGATCTTCTCCCAAAACTGCATCAATGCCGACGTAACCATTCAGACCGGGGATGTTAGCAACAGCCTGGCAGGCAATGTTGATGGTTCGTTGTTGCAGCATTTCATCCTGCACCAACTCGCCTCCGAGGTAGCGAAATCTACCATCAGTAGAAATATGTTGCTTGCAGGGGGGCAGTGGGGTGATTTCGCCATCGGGTGCTATGAGCAATGCTGCGCTGACGGCCTGCCCCGGATGGTATTCCTGAAGGATTGCATCTGATCCGAGTTGTTCGCCGTTCCACCAGGCGATGTCGAGTGAACCGGCACCGTAGCGGTGTTTGCGAAGGAATTTGCCTGGCTGAATGAGTGGAGAGTCAGGCAACCAGGTCATTGGAGTCAAAACATGATGCATTTGCCAATGCTGGTAGAGGTTCCATTTGTCTGCAGTGAATCGAATGGCTTCCGAATTGGGGCCAAGAAGTGGGCAACATGCATCTTCAACACTTTTAACACATGCTTGGAGGATGCCATCAAATTCTGGAGCAATGATTAAGGCGCAATCGGCTTTTCGAGCAGTTTCATACAATCTTTCCGTGAAGCCGGTTGATGAGTCAGAAACCGCAACCGGTTCCCAGCCATGAAGTTGCTGGGCATCTTCCCATACTGCATCGAACATGGCTCGGCCTTCCCGCCGCACTGATTCGGGCAAGTTGGCTGAAGCAGATTGAGCACAGGCATGTTCGTAGATTAAAAGCTTCATCGCTGTTTCTGCACTTGAGATTTTATCTGTTCACAGATACGCTTTAAGCATGAGCAAGGCTATTGAATTGCAGCCGGTGACCTGGGAAAGGATGATGCGTGCCGTGGAGAAAGTGCGCGAGAGATTATTGCGTGCAACACAAGCACTGGAACAGGCTGGTATTCCGTATGCCGTGGTTGGTGGCAACGCTGTAGCAGCCTGGGTATCGCGGGTGGATGAATCTGCGGTACGTAATACTGCGGATGTCGATTTACTTATCAATCGTTCGGATCTTTCAGCCGTAACCATGGCACTGGAGCAAGCCGGCTTTCGCTATCGTCATGGCGCAGGCATTCATATGTTTCTCGATGGCCCCAATGCCAAAGCGCGTGATGCTGTGCATGTACTGTTTGCTGGTGAGAAAGTACGGCAAGAATATGTAAGTACAAGTCCGCTGGTTACTGAATCGGTCACCGCACAACTTGCCAATTTCAAGCACATTGATTTAGAAGCACTTACAAGAATGAAACTGAACTCGTTCAGAGATAAGGATCGAATGCATCTACGTGATTTAATTTCGGTCGGCTTACTAGATCAATCGTGGCCTGCACGGTTCGAACCGCCCTTGGCTGCCCGGCTGCAGGAACTGCTGGATAATCCCGAAGACTAATCTTCACTCATCGAACGTCCTGCCAGCCAGCCTGTGCTGAATGCTGCCTGGAAGTTGTACCCGCCAATCGGGCCATCAATATCGAGAACTTCCCCTGCCAGCCAGAGGTTTGGTACGATCTTACTTCGCATGGTGCTTGAATCGACTTCTTTCAAATGTACTCCGCCTGCTGTGACCTCCGCTTTGGGGAATCCCAATGTGCCTTGCAAGACGAACTCGGTTGATTTGATCCATCTCAGCACATTGGTACGTTCCGATTTGTTGAGTTCAGACATTTTTCTATCCATCGGCACCTGGGCCTGCTGCATCAGGGCTTCGACCAGGCGGTGTGGCAACTTTTGTCCCAAAAGAGTTGCTACCTGCCGTTTGCCACCAGCGTTTGCTTCCTGCAGAAGCCATTGCTGTAACGCTGCATCGGTGTCGTCAGGCAGCCAGTCGCATCGCAGACGCAACTGTTTAGGATGCGGATGGCCTGTGTAAGCCCGGCTCACATTCAGTGCTGCAGGGCCGGAACAGCCCAGATGCGTGAAGAGAAACGATGAACGGGCTGTGTGCAGAATCTGCTTTCTGCCCGATTGCGTAGTGTCGATCATGGCTACTATCGTATCTGGCAACGTGATGCCCTGCAGAGCCTGCGCCCACGGTATCTGCCAGGTGAAAGGCACGAGAGCAGGGCGGGGTGGCACAATCGTGTGTCCCAGTTCACTGAGCCAGGCATATGCATCGCCGGTGGTGCCACAGCCAGGGTACGATTGCCCACCGGTGGTTATCATCAATCGCTTGCAGGTATAATCCTGTTGCGTGGTTTGGACCTGCCAATGCTGTGCATCGTTTAACTGAATGAGTTTTTGAACCGCTTCCCTTAGTTGAAGTATTGCGCCACTGCGATTTAGACGTTTCACAAATCCATGCTGGATATCGACAGCACTATCGCTGGCAGGGAATATCTTGCCTGTGGACTCAGTCTTGAGTTCTATCCCCTCTGACTCCACGTAATGAATCAGATCCTGCGGGCTGAGGGCGGCCAGCGGCGAATGCAGGAATTTGCCCTGATAATCGGGGAAGGCGGAGATGATGCCTTTACGGTCGGTAGCATGCGTCAGGTTGCAGCGGGTGCCTCCCGACATCAGAATCTTGACACCAGGCTTGGGCGCCTTTTCCAGAAGCAGCACCCGTTTGCCACCTTCTGCGGCACGGGTAGCGCCAATCAGGCCGGCAGCGCCTGCTCCGATCACTATGACATCCCAGACATTCGTCATCTCATTTCTCTGGTTCCAAACTGTCTCCACATTGTACGATAGGAATGTTGACTCTTGAAATCTTCTGGTTGTTTCGATGCAGGCCAAGTTTCCCCAGTATCGACATGCACTCCTGCTGGTGACACTTCTGGGGATGTTGCTTCTCTGGCTCGTTGGCTATCTCGCTCCAGTTCAAACG
Proteins encoded in this window:
- a CDS encoding nucleotidyltransferase family protein, with the protein product MSKAIELQPVTWERMMRAVEKVRERLLRATQALEQAGIPYAVVGGNAVAAWVSRVDESAVRNTADVDLLINRSDLSAVTMALEQAGFRYRHGAGIHMFLDGPNAKARDAVHVLFAGEKVRQEYVSTSPLVTESVTAQLANFKHIDLEALTRMKLNSFRDKDRMHLRDLISVGLLDQSWPARFEPPLAARLQELLDNPED
- a CDS encoding ATP-grasp domain-containing protein produces the protein MKLLIYEHACAQSASANLPESVRREGRAMFDAVWEDAQQLHGWEPVAVSDSSTGFTERLYETARKADCALIIAPEFDGILQACVKSVEDACCPLLGPNSEAIRFTADKWNLYQHWQMHHVLTPMTWLPDSPLIQPGKFLRKHRYGAGSLDIAWWNGEQLGSDAILQEYHPGQAVSAALLIAPDGEITPLPPCKQHISTDGRFRYLGGELVQDEMLQQRTINIACQAVANIPGLNGYVGIDAVLGEDQDVAIEINPRLTTSYLWLRHAVTENLLEEIIARIIYCERI
- a CDS encoding NAD(P)/FAD-dependent oxidoreductase codes for the protein MTNVWDVIVIGAGAAGLIGATRAAEGGKRVLLLEKAPKPGVKILMSGGTRCNLTHATDRKGIISAFPDYQGKFLHSPLAALSPQDLIHYVESEGIELKTESTGKIFPASDSAVDIQHGFVKRLNRSGAILQLREAVQKLIQLNDAQHWQVQTTQQDYTCKRLMITTGGQSYPGCGTTGDAYAWLSELGHTIVPPRPALVPFTWQIPWAQALQGITLPDTIVAMIDTTQSGRKQILHTARSSFLFTHLGCSGPAALNVSRAYTGHPHPKQLRLRCDWLPDDTDAALQQWLLQEANAGGKRQVATLLGQKLPHRLVEALMQQAQVPMDRKMSELNKSERTNVLRWIKSTEFVLQGTLGFPKAEVTAGGVHLKEVDSSTMRSKIVPNLWLAGEVLDIDGPIGGYNFQAAFSTGWLAGRSMSED